In Penaeus monodon isolate SGIC_2016 chromosome 8, NSTDA_Pmon_1, whole genome shotgun sequence, one DNA window encodes the following:
- the LOC119576262 gene encoding uncharacterized protein LOC119576262: MNTPGIRFLLALLMAGTAVALASDCSSSCTCKWKQGKETAECHNQGLQTLPAHLEPSTQVIDLSYNNIQRLPSQAFLQEKLTNLQKIYLISCNVQEIDNEAFQELSNLVEIDLSMNLLKRIPSQAFKHTPELRELYLQGNSIQHIELGSFSHLQSLKSLDLSNCNITTIAARAFEPLRMLEKLKLHANKLTTLQPRLVESLQNLHLVTVHDNPWICDCRLRKLREWLVVTRAPHTISPVCSSPPRVQGQNFDSMDEDQLACPPEILPTGRKIESVAGDNATIWCPVGGLPTPGVTWYVRDIAVENGSIVGGAGAQGYILNEATEERGSLLVIADATVQDSGLNIRCVASNAAGSASATFILTVSNRVSGLAGFSADKIAAISSVFVVVVALLIGFFSLLARRRNSHTPVPIKTVTVNGATESRIADLPYTPSAYVGGSVVAPSDNPDLLCEAEPNSEVETADGCTTDEGSQHSLCSNTPRLNGHSRSHTVSLDGDSHKAVTCPYDSMWAPERVHAMLDSAAPEHVMHTSLHEPLTPNCDALVQQRLLSSSQRHLNNRLSYLPDFAPDYSELYSFSQVGPGQTYTSMSGVHVPHYGTIPRSMKTRSSAPEIIPGDGTPTLTRHSRAWHYGSEGTPLMPLEQRGGTVPLNPAPPTTAANTCLPSQPLQSHSSKLSRITARDSPDEGYQEGADV; this comes from the coding sequence ATGAATACTCCAGGAATTCGTTTTCTCCTGGCTCTTCTGATGGCCGGCACAGCCGTTGCCTTGGCGAGCGACTGTTCGTCCTCCTGCACTTGCAAGTGGAAGCAGGGTAAAGAAACGGCTGAGTGTCACAACCAAGGACTGCAGACTTTGCCTGCACACCTAGAACCATCGACACAGGTAATCGATCTGTCGTATAACAACATACAAAGACTCCCTAGTCAGGCATTTCTGCAAGAGAAACTCACAAACTTACAGAAGATCTATTTGATAAGTTGCAACGTACAAGAAATAGATAATGAAGCCTTTCAGGAACTAAGCAACTTGGTCGAGATCGATCTGAGCATGAACCTTTTAAAAAGAATCCCATCACAGGCCTTCAAACACACGCCTGAGCTGCGCGAACTCTACCTCCAAGGCAACTCTATACAGCACATAGAATTAGGTTCTTTCAGCCACTTGCAGTCTCTAAAGAGCCTGGACCTCAGCAACTGCAACATCACTACGATAGCCGCTCGTGCGTTTGAACCTCTGAGAATGCTAGAGAAGTTGAAGCTTCATGCCAACAAGCTGACCACTCTGCAACCTCGTCTAGTGGAGAGCTTGCAGAACCTTCATTTAGTGACGGTGCATGACAACCCCTGGATCTGCGACTGCCGGTTGAGGAAGCTGCGAGAGTGGCTGGTGGTGACCCGCGCGCCACACACGATTTCCCCCGTGTGTTCCTCCCCGCCTCGAGTTCAGGGCCAGAACTTTGACAGCATGGACGAAGATCAGCTCGCTTGTCCCCCAGAAATCCTCCCGACGGGGCGCAAGATCGAAAGTGTCGCGGGAGATAACGCCACCATTTGGTGTCCTGTTGGAGGTCTTCCCACTCCGGGTGTGACCTGGTACGTTCGCGACATAGCGGTGGAGAACGGCTCCATAGTAGGAGGAGCTGGTGCCCAGGGGTATATCCTGAATGAGGCCACGGAGGAGCGCGGGAGCCTGCTCGTAATAGCAGATGCAACCGTTCAGGATTCCGGCTTGAACATCCGATGCGTTGCTTCAAATGCTGCCGGCAGTGCATCTGCAACCTTTATATTGACTGTCAGCAATCGGGTGTCAGGCCTCGCAGGGTTCTCGGCCGACAAAATAGCTGCAATATCATCCGTATTTGTGGTGGTTGTAGCCTTGCtaataggatttttttccttGCTGGCTCGCCGCCGAAACTCCCACACGCCAGTTCCAATAAAAACCGTGACGGTAAACGGCGCTACCGAGTCTCGCATTGCCGATCTTCCATACACTCCTTCTGCGTACGTCGGGGGATCGGTGGTGGCACCCTCGGACAACCCCGACCTTCTTTGCGAAGCAGAACCCAACTCTGAAGTGGAGACCGCCGACGGATGCACAACGGACGAGGGGAGCCAGCACTCCCTCTGCAGCAACACGCCCAGGTTGAACGGACACAGTCGCAGCCACACCGTGTCTCTCGACGGCGACTCGCACAAGGCCGTGACTTGTCCCTACGACTCGATGTGGGCGCCTGAAAGGGTCCACGCCATGCTGGACTCCGCAGCGCCCGAACACGTTATGCACACCTCACTCCACGAGCCTCTCACACCCAACTGCGACGCCCTTGTACAGCAACGGCTTCTCTCCTCGTCCCAGCGTCACCTCAACAACCGCCTCTCGTACCTGCCAGACTTCGCGCCCGATTATTCCGAACTGTATTCCTTCAGCCAAGTGGGCCCTGGCCAGACCTATACCTCGATGAGTGGCGTCCACGTGCCTCACTATGGAACCATTCCGCGCTCCATGAAGACGAGGTCCAGCGCCCCGGAGATCATCCCTGGGGACGGGACACCGACGCTGACGCGGCACTCGAGGGCGTGGCACTATGGCTCGGAAGGGACGCCCCTCATGCCGCTCGAGCAACGGGGGGGGACCGTGCCTCTGAACCCCGCCCCGCCCACCACAGCAGCCAACACCTGCCTTCCATCGCAACCTCTACAGAGCCACAGCAGCAAACTGAGTCGCATCACCGCACGAGACTCGCCGGACGAGGGTTATCAGGAGGGGGCGGACGTCTAG